In Lapillicoccus jejuensis, the DNA window GACGGGCAGGCCGTCCGGCCAGGGACGGGGGGTGGCGGTCATCGGGCCTCCTGCGCGGGCTCGGGGGTCAGCCGGTCGAGCTCGGCCGCCGCGAGGTCGCGGGTGCCCGCCCCGGCGAGGGCGCGCTCCATCGACGGGACGGCGGCGAGCAGCCGCCGGGTGTAGGGGTGCTGGGGGTCGGACCACACCTGCTCGGTCGGGCCGGTCTCGACGACCTCGCCGTCGCTCATGACGGCGACGCGGTCGCACAGGTGGCGCACGACGGACAGGTCGTGCGAGACGAGGACGAGGGTGACCCGCAGCTCGTCGACGAGGTCGGCGAGCAGCCCGAGGACCTGGGCGCGGACCGAGACGTCGAGGGCGCTCACCGGCTCGTCGGCGAGCAGCAGCCCCGGGCGCGGGGCGAGGGCCCGGGCGATCGAGATGCGCTGGCGCTGGCCGCCGGAGAACTGGTGCGGGAACCGGTCGCCGGCCTCGCGCGGCAGCCCCACCTGCTCGAGCAGCTCGGCGACCCGGGCCTCGCGCGCCGCCCGGTCCCGGGTGGTGGCCAGCAGCGGCTCGGCGACGACGTCGCGCACCCGCATCCGCGGGTCGAGCGAGCCCGTCGGGTCCTGGAAGACCAGCTGCGGCTGCTCGCGCCGACCGGGGGTGGTCGGCCCGTCGGCGCCGGTCAGCTCGACGGTGCCGCTCGTCGGCCGGTCGAGCCCGGCGAGCAGCCGCAGCAGCGTCGACTTGCCGCACCCCGACTCCCCGACGACCCCGAACCGCTCCCCCGGCTCGACCCGCAGGCTCACCCCGCGCAGCGCGCGGACGACCGGCCCCGGCTGCCGCAGCGACCGCCGCGGCCGCCGGTAGTCGCGCACGACGTCCCGCACGCTCACCCCCACCCCCGCAGCGTCCGAGGGGTCGGTGGCTGTCGCTGCCGACCTCTCGGACGTCTCCGTCGCCGACCGCGCAGCGTCCGAGACGGTGGTGGCCGGCGCCGCCGAGGTCTCGGACGCAGGGGCGGGGTGGTGGCAGGCGAAGCCCCCATCGCCCTCCCCCGGCCCGTACGGCGTCCAGCCCGGCCGCTCCTCGCACGTCGCGTCGGCGTGGGCGCACCGGGTGCGGAACACGCAGCCGGGCGGGAAGAGACCGGCGGGCGGCACCGAGCCGGGGATGCTGACCGGGCGACCGCGCTCGTCGGTGACGGACAGGTCGGAGGCCGCGACGAGGCCCTGCGTGTAGCGGTGGCGGGGACGGGTGAAGACCTGCTCGACGGGCCCCGCCTCGACGATCCGGCCGCCGTACATGACGAGGACCCGTTCGCACGCGGTGGCGACGACGGCGAGGTCGTGGGTGATGAGCAGCAGCGCGGCGTCCCGCTCCTGCACCCCCCGCACGACGAGGTCGAGGACGAGCGCCTGCACGGTGACGTCGAGCGCGGTCGTCGGCTCGTCGCAGACGAGCAGCGCCGGGTCGTCGGCCAGCGCGATGGCGAGGACGACGCGCTGGCGCTGACCGCCGGAGAGCTGGTGCGGGTAGGCGCGAGCGGCCTGCCCGGGGTCGGGCAGCCGCACCCGGTCGAGCAGCTCGACGGCCCGGCGGCGCGCCGTCCCCCGGTCGGGCACGGTGCGGTGCACGAGCAGCGCCTCGGCGACCTGGTCGCCCACCCGCATCGTCGGGTCGAGCGCCGTCATGGGTTCCTGGAACACCATCGCCACCTGCCGGCCCCGGACGGCCGCCAGCTGCCGCTCGCTCGCGCCGACGAGGTCGTGGTCGACGCCGGCGAGGCGCACCGAGCCGGTCGCGCGGACGTCCTCCGGCAGCAGCCCCAGCAGCGACAGCCCGGTGAGGGACTTCCCGGAGCCGGACTCGCCGATGAGACCCACGCGTTCGCCGCGCCCGACCGCGAAGGACACGTCGTGGACGAGCCCGAGGTCGTGGACCCCGACGTCGAGGCCGCGCACCGCGAGCACCGGCTCGGGCCCGGTCGTCGGCCCGCTGGTCGCGGCGCTCACCGCCGGTCGTCCAGCCGCGGGTCGAGCAGGTCGCGCAGCCCGTCACCCAGCAGGTTGAACCCGAGCACCGCGAGGGCGATGGCGACCCCGGGGACGATCGAGAGCCGGGGCGCGACGAAGAGCAGCTCCTGCCCCTCCTGGAGCATCCGCCCCCACGAGGGTGTCGGCGGCGGGGTGCCGAGACCGAGGAAGGACAGGGCGGCCTCGGCGAGGACGGCGATCGCGAACGACACCGAGACCTGGACGATGACGAGGCTCGCGACGTTGGGCAGCACGTGCCGAAGGCCGATCGCCCAGGCCGGCCGGCGCGCGACCCGGGCGGCGAGGACGTATTCCTGGGACATGACCTGTAGCGCGCCGCTGCGCACGAGACGGGCGAAGCTCGGCACGGTCGCGATGCCGATGGCGACCATCGCGACGAGGGTCGAGCCGCCGTACACCGCGCTGAGCATGATGGCGAGCAGCAGCGCCGGGAAGGCGAGCACGAGGTCGCTGGTGCGCATGAGCAGCTCGCCCAGCCACCGCGGTCCCATCGCCGCGACGACCCCCACGGGCACGCCGACCACCGCGGAGACCCCGACCGCGACGACCCCGACGAAGAGGGTCGTCCGCGCCCCGACGAGGACCTGCGAGAGCACGTCGCGGCCGAACTTGTCGGTGCCGAGCAGGTGCCGGGACGAGAACCCCTGCAGGCGCTGGGTCGCGTCGACGAGGGTGGGGTCGTACGGCGTCCACACGAAGGACACGATCGCCGCCACCACCGTCAGCGCGACGAGCACGCCCCCGACGACCAGGCTCGGGTCGACCCGCCTCCGCCGCGGCGCGACGGCACCGAGCGCGCTCGCCGGCAGACCGGCCCCGAGGTCGGCGCTCACCGGGACGCCGTCCGCAGCCGGGGGTCGATGACGACGTACAGCAGGTCGACGACGACGTTGACCAGCAGCACGGCGAGGACGAGGACCATGACGACGTCCTGGACGACCTTGAGGTCGCGCTGCCCGACCGCGTCGAGGAGCAGGCTGCCGAGGCCGGGGATGACGAAGACCCGCTCGACGACGACGGCCCCGACGAGCAGGGTCGCCAGCTGCAGCCCGAGCACGGTGACGACCGGGACGGCGGCGTTGCGGGCCCCGTGGCGCCACAGCACCCGACCGGGGCTCAGCCCGGTGGCGCGGGCCGTGCGGACGTGGTCCTGGCGCAGCACGTCGAGGACGGCGCTGCGCACGTAGCGGGTGAGCACGGCCCCCTGGACGAGCCCGAGCGACAGCGCGGGCAGGACGAGCTGGCGCACGAACATCCCCGGGTCCTGCGCGGGCGGGGTCCACCCGTTGGCGGGTAGCCAGCCGAGCCGGACCGCGAAGAGGGTGATGAGCAGGATGCCGGCGAGGAAGGCGGGGACGGCGACCCCCACCTGCGACAGCGCCGAGAGCACGAGCCCGGAGAGGCGCCGGTGGCGCAGAGCGCTCCACGCCCCGAGCGGGAGCGCGACGAGGGCCGCGACCACCATCGAGGTGACGACGAGGATGAGGGTCACCTGGAGCCGGTCCAGGACCTGCGGCCCGATCGGCGCGCGCGAGACGTAGGACTGCCCGAGGTCACCGGTGAGCAGGCCCCGCACCCAGTCGCCGTACTGCACGAGCAGCGGCCGGTCGAGGCCGAACTGGCGACGCAGCTCGGCCACCGCCGGCTCGGAGGCGTTGACCCCCAGGGCGACCCGCGCCGGGTCGCCCGGCAGGACGGCCATGAAGGCGAAGACGACCACCGAGGAGGCGGCCAGGCCGACGAGCAGCACGAGCAGCCGTCGCAGCAGGCGCAGGACCACCCGACGTCACGACCGGCCGAGGGTCGTCAGGTCGAAGGACTCGGTGATGGCGTTCTTCGGCAGCCCCGTGACGTCCTTGTCGGCGACGACGAGGTTGGGCAGGAGGAAGAGGAA includes these proteins:
- a CDS encoding ABC transporter permease, which codes for MVLRLLRRLLVLLVGLAASSVVVFAFMAVLPGDPARVALGVNASEPAVAELRRQFGLDRPLLVQYGDWVRGLLTGDLGQSYVSRAPIGPQVLDRLQVTLILVVTSMVVAALVALPLGAWSALRHRRLSGLVLSALSQVGVAVPAFLAGILLITLFAVRLGWLPANGWTPPAQDPGMFVRQLVLPALSLGLVQGAVLTRYVRSAVLDVLRQDHVRTARATGLSPGRVLWRHGARNAAVPVVTVLGLQLATLLVGAVVVERVFVIPGLGSLLLDAVGQRDLKVVQDVVMVLVLAVLLVNVVVDLLYVVIDPRLRTASR
- a CDS encoding dipeptide ABC transporter ATP-binding protein, giving the protein MSAATSGPTTGPEPVLAVRGLDVGVHDLGLVHDVSFAVGRGERVGLIGESGSGKSLTGLSLLGLLPEDVRATGSVRLAGVDHDLVGASERQLAAVRGRQVAMVFQEPMTALDPTMRVGDQVAEALLVHRTVPDRGTARRRAVELLDRVRLPDPGQAARAYPHQLSGGQRQRVVLAIALADDPALLVCDEPTTALDVTVQALVLDLVVRGVQERDAALLLITHDLAVVATACERVLVMYGGRIVEAGPVEQVFTRPRHRYTQGLVAASDLSVTDERGRPVSIPGSVPPAGLFPPGCVFRTRCAHADATCEERPGWTPYGPGEGDGGFACHHPAPASETSAAPATTVSDAARSATETSERSAATATDPSDAAGVGVSVRDVVRDYRRPRRSLRQPGPVVRALRGVSLRVEPGERFGVVGESGCGKSTLLRLLAGLDRPTSGTVELTGADGPTTPGRREQPQLVFQDPTGSLDPRMRVRDVVAEPLLATTRDRAAREARVAELLEQVGLPREAGDRFPHQFSGGQRQRISIARALAPRPGLLLADEPVSALDVSVRAQVLGLLADLVDELRVTLVLVSHDLSVVRHLCDRVAVMSDGEVVETGPTEQVWSDPQHPYTRRLLAAVPSMERALAGAGTRDLAAAELDRLTPEPAQEAR
- a CDS encoding ABC transporter permease, coding for MSADLGAGLPASALGAVAPRRRRVDPSLVVGGVLVALTVVAAIVSFVWTPYDPTLVDATQRLQGFSSRHLLGTDKFGRDVLSQVLVGARTTLFVGVVAVGVSAVVGVPVGVVAAMGPRWLGELLMRTSDLVLAFPALLLAIMLSAVYGGSTLVAMVAIGIATVPSFARLVRSGALQVMSQEYVLAARVARRPAWAIGLRHVLPNVASLVIVQVSVSFAIAVLAEAALSFLGLGTPPPTPSWGRMLQEGQELLFVAPRLSIVPGVAIALAVLGFNLLGDGLRDLLDPRLDDRR